Proteins encoded in a region of the Trypanosoma brucei gambiense DAL972 chromosome 11, complete sequence genome:
- a CDS encoding cyclin dependant kinases regulatory subunit,putative produces the protein MSGRDYFSITDPVQREQARMMISKLQSKILYSDKYYDDEYEYRHVILPKDFSRLVPRGRLMEESEWRQLGVQQSVGWRHYMLHAPEPHVLLFKRPKTQ, from the coding sequence atgtCTGGCCGGGACTACTTCTCCATCACCGACCCCGTTCAGCGTGAACAGGCACGAATGATGATCAGCAAATTGCAATCAAAGATTCTTTACAGTGACAAGTACTACGATGATGAATATGAGTACCGTCATGTCATTTTACCGAAGGACTTCTCACGGCTGGTTCCGCGTGGCCGTTTAATGGAGGAGTCGGAGTGGCGTCAACTTGGCGTCCAGCAGTCGGTGGGATGGCGGCACTACATGTTGCATGCCCCAGAGCCGCATGTGTTACTATTCAAGCGGCCCAAGACACAATAG
- a CDS encoding kinetoplast DNA-associated protein, putative yields MLFRTVKLLRVSPFSVFMKDLKKTGELRNMSLANGARVASRMYRNLTPSQMRSLQERASKITYPALKAFNDFQRRECRNLTHMTNAERQRVVGEMWRKSAKRRELQLKKIQAKSRERREERKLRMQDEMKKRLFPTVRKYRIHKVDPADIKRPGFPDITASKKVKGGTMSKKSDRNRGTNKGKGVGTGKVVSMGKSAVRDKIAGTSRSANVSRVINTGRGAIKGKIASVRKAPSMSESMSKSKGKLTSPSKGAPVNLMKVRGRVPAAGKPGLKEVTNERRATRGSQTVRDVIIGRDAKRRLAVSRGVKNLKKNKESRKPPVRRR; encoded by the coding sequence ATGTTGTTCCGCACCGTCAAACTTCTGCGCGTGAgccccttttctgttttcatgAAGGACCTGAAGAAAACGGGGGAGCTCCGCAACATGTCGTTGGCTAATGGTGCGCGAGTTGCTTCGCGTATGTACCGCAACTTGACTCCCTCCCAGATGCGATCACTCCAGGAGCGGGCCAGCAAAATTACGTATCCTGCTCTCAAAGCATTCAACGATTTTCAGCGCCGTGAGTGTCGCAATCTAACCCACATGACGAATGCGGAACGGCAGCGTGTTGTTGGCGAGATGTGGAGAAAGTCGGCCAAGCGGAGGGAGCTACAGCTCAAGAAGATACAGGCGAAGAGCAGGGAGAGGCGCGAGGAGCGAAAGCTTCGCATGCAAGACGAGATGAAAAAGAGGTTATTCCCGACAGTGAGGAAGTATAGAATCCACAAGGTGGACCCAGCCGACATTAAACGCCCCGGATTCCCCGATATTACGGCATCCAAGAAAGTAAAGGGGGGTACTATGAGCAAGAAAAGCGACAGGAACAGGGGTACCAACAAGGGTAAGGGTGTTGGCACTGGCAAAGTTGTCAGTATGGGCAAGAGCGCCGTTAGAGACAAGATTGCCGGTACGAGCAGGTCAGCCAATGTAAGCAGGGTTATCAACACGGGTCGGGGCGCCATCAAGGGTAAGATTGCCAGCGTACGTAAAGCTCCCAGTATGAGTGAGAGTATGAGTAAAAGTAAGGGAAAACTGACCTCTCCTAGTAAAGGAGCTCCAGTGAACCTCATGAAGGTGAGGGGGAGGGTACCGGCTGCAGGGAAACCCGGTCTGAAGGAGGTAACCAACGAGAGGAGAGCGACAAGAGGTTCGCAAACAGTGAGGGACGTGATCATTGGCAGGGATGCAAAACGCCGTCTCGCGGTGTCGAGGGGCGTCAAAAACCTGAAGAAGAATAAAGAGAGCAGGAAGCCACCCGTGAGGAGGCGTTAG
- a CDS encoding enolase, putative — protein sequence MESVSWKLYDNQHDLSGILTLAARSCVDSRALRPIEYLAAYFSTKCTGDEIRTLSAHVMFAPGGCRVLRIILRLLNGMEVQSSALLSASQKLGDSLVEHTVDPAVIHEVLQESYFPRLVPCRACDQRQFDEILSRVAATPDLPNVGTAVVHALSVVASAAASRCTSTPAFQYLRKTFGLLTDVETFSMPQLCIDFFGPENVATARVALKSVLILPCMPNGTVSHEVMQKIFAAFNHFRKVHNAATRSDGSLVFSTFDNITDAINLADEVLRAVELRPQTDVCLGLRLAAPATRTQKEAKDGGEVFYSMFPGEQDITGSQLAEYVREQVQASANLVVYVEDTHCDVDTIGLRRLHATIGGTAVFSGYDLYRRSKYEKVEQGLDELWTSNVVLEASAIGSLSALCDNVRMVRRHEGCTIALAPQNLMHNVAFAVHLAVGVGARFLCVGGLMDVVQCEVVSQYLYVQDELEQSRLLLEEAPKPPCAVLPDAPTDTVPEIKRRLDKKKRKK from the coding sequence ATGGAATCCGTCTCATGGAAATTGTATGACAACCAGCATGACCTCAGCGGGATCCTTACGTTGGCGGCACGATCTTGTGTGGACTCCCGCGCCTTGCGGCCCATTGAATATCTCGCAGCGTATTTTAGCACGAAATGCACGGGAGACGAGATACGAACTCTTTCAGCACACGTGATGTTCGCACCAGGAGGCTGCCGTGTACTGCGTATTATTTTGCGCCTGCTAAATGGTATGGAGGTGCAGTCATCTGCCTTGTTGTCAGCGAGTCAGAAGCTCGGTGATAGCTTGGTTGAGCATACGGTTGATCCAGCGGTAATCCATGAGGTGTTGCAGGAAAGTTATTTCCCCCGACTTGTTCCGTGTAGGGCCTGTGATCAGCGGCAATTTGACGAAATTTTATCGCGTGTGGCAGCGACACCTGATTTACCAAATGTGGGTACGGCTGTTGTACATGCCCTCAGTGTTGTTGCATCCGCTGCGGCCTCACGATGCACATCAACACCCGCTTTCCAATACCTTCGTAAGACATTTGGGCTACTGACTGATGTAGAAACCTTTTCCATGCCACAGCTGTGCATTGATTTCTTCGGTCCTGAGAACGTTGCGACTGCCCGGGTTGCACTGAAGAGTGTTCTTATTCTTCCTTGCATGCCAAACGGGACTGTGAGCCATGAGGTCATGCAGAAGATATTTGCGGCCTTCAATCATTTCCGCAAGGTGCACAACGCTGCAACCCGAAGCGACGGATCACTCGTATTCAGCACATTTGACAACATAACGGATGCAATCAATTTAGCCGATGAGGTCCTGCGTGCTGTTGAGCTTAGGCCGCAAACCGATGTGTGTCTGGGCCTTCGTCTAGCCGCACCAGCCACCAGAACACAGAAGGAGGCTAAAGATGGTGGGGAGGTTTTCTACTCCATGTTCCCCGGTGAACAAGATATCACAGGGTCGCAGCTGGCTGAGTACGTGCGAGAGCAGGTCCAAGCAAGCGCGAACTTGGTGGTTTATGTTGAGGATACCCACTGTGATGTCGATACGATCGGACTGCGGCGACTTCATGCCACGATTGGGGGCACAGCTGTGTTCTCTGGTTATGACCTCTACCGTCGGTCAAAGTACGAAAAGGTAGAACAGGGGCTTGACGAACTGTGGACGTCCAATGTGGTGCTTGAGGCAAGTGCTATTGGATCTCTTTCTGCGCTGTGCGACAATGTGCGGATGGTGCGTCGGCACGAGGGCTGCACAATCGCACTAGCGCCGCAGAACTTAATGCACAACGTGGCCTTTGCTGTGCACCTTGCTGTGGGCGTGGGAGCGCGGTTTCTGTGTGTTGGGGGGCTGATGGATGTTGTGCAATGCGAAGTGGTTTCGCAATATTTGTATGTGCAGGATGAATTGGAGCAATCAAGACTACTTTTAGAAGAGGCACCGAAGCCTCCATGCGCCGTGCTCCCGGATGCACCAACAGATACGGTGCCGGAGATCAAGCGGCGCTTGGATAAGAAGAAGCGCAAGAAGTGA